A portion of the Cryptomeria japonica chromosome 5, Sugi_1.0, whole genome shotgun sequence genome contains these proteins:
- the LOC131076359 gene encoding wall-associated receptor kinase-like 1 gives MCGLFWYLRRRQLKYAGDKNFMENGGLDMQERIASMGGRELIRMFSETELKIASNNYSVELRKGGFATVYKGVLPDGMPVAIKKPKAFSSDFINEIVILSHINHRNVVKLIGCCLRTQLPLLVYEFVPNGTLSQHLHSPERHLPWERRRQIAIETAEGIAYVHREASQPIFHRDIKSSNILLDDTFTSKVADFGISRLRPSDEMLLSTMFPSGTPGYVDSEFIRSNQFTEKSDVFSFGVVLAELLTGLKPVLSRHGEKYFLYDHFLSAINDGCLTNILDPKIVDEENQGQMENMAKLAKACLHEEGIERPSMREVVDELVWIRAATKQARHLNMDATLPAQKAISTQATLQHYSGKVVDETTSWDYHSSLTHIVSEDPSSSLIQMSDAHGR, from the coding sequence ATGTGTGGATTATTCTGGTACCTGAGGAGGCGTCAGTTGAAATATGCCGGTGACAAGAATTTCATGGAGAATGGGGGACTTGATATGCAGGAACGCATAGCTTCCATGGGGGGAAGAGAGCTCATCAGAATGTTTTCAGAAACAGAGTTAAAAATAGCCTCCAACAATTATTCAGTAGAGTTACGAAAAGGCGGCTTTGCAACCGTGTACAAAGGAGTTCTCCCAGATGGCATGCCAGTGGCGATCAAAAAGCCTAAAGCATTTTCCTCTGACTTTATTAACGAAATTGTGATTTTATCCCACATCAATCACAGAAATGTTGTAAAATTGATTGGTTGTTGTCTCCGTACTCAGCTTCCATTGCTTGTCTACGAATTTGTGCCAAATGGAACACTCTCTCAGCATTTACACTCACCAGAAAGGCACTTGCCCTGGGAAAGAAGGCGGCAGATTGCCATAGAGACAGCAGAGGGTATAGCATATGTGCATCGTGAGGCCTCTCAGCCCATTTTCCATCGCGACATAAAATCATCAAACATTCTTCTGGATGACACATTTACTTCAAAAGTGGCAGACTTCGGTATTTCTCGTCTGCGACCTTCTGATGAAATGCTTCTCAGCACCATGTTTCCCTCAGGCACGCCTGGTTATGTGGATTCCGAGTTCATAAGAAGCAACCAGTTTACTGAGAAGAGTGATGTTTTTAGCTTTGGTGTAGTTCTGGCGGAGCTTCTTACTGGTCTTAAACCTGTATTGTCTCGACATGGTGAGAAGTACTTTTTATATGACCATTTCCTATCTGCAATTAATGATGGCTGCTTAACAAATATTTTAGATCCCAAAATAGTGGATGAGGAAAATCAAGGGCAGATGGAGAATATGGCGAAACTTGCAAAGGCATGTTTGCACGAGGAAGGAATAGAAAGGCCGTCGATGAGAGAGGTAGTGGATGAGCTTGTTTGGATAAGAGCAGCTACAAAACAGGCAAGACATTTAAATATGGATGCTACTCTCCCTGCGCAGAAAGCTATTTCCACACAGGCAACTCTCCAGCATTACAGCGGCAAAGTCGTTGATGAGACTACTTCATGGGATTATCATAGTTCTCTCACTCATATTGTTTCTGAGGACCCTTCTAGTTCGTTGATTCAGATGTCAGATGCTCATGGAAGATAA